The proteins below come from a single Gimesia alba genomic window:
- a CDS encoding DUF2293 domain-containing protein, with translation MSDNVFSPGPTPDSVKAADGTIHTVPAGWALLPPGDAGLTRRMKAAGEFWIVQEKKGRRTFSKGVWAPAETIERTRAELDAERSTDAYAKKQAAAAQRREKVQAEYVEDFFGSVLAFLDFHPAHADLAQQMARAITNHATPVGSGTVARTKRIPVEQRAEAAVIAWMRHQTTAYDEMAIPRVKGKRREVRRMLARRSKELLNGYRGPSSPSSNCPLQRALALLEANGLQ, from the coding sequence ATGAGCGACAACGTATTCTCCCCCGGTCCCACGCCGGATTCCGTTAAAGCTGCCGACGGTACGATTCATACAGTTCCCGCGGGCTGGGCATTGCTGCCTCCCGGGGATGCCGGTTTGACGCGGCGGATGAAAGCGGCCGGTGAATTTTGGATCGTGCAGGAGAAAAAAGGGCGGCGGACCTTTTCGAAAGGAGTCTGGGCACCCGCAGAGACAATCGAACGGACTCGCGCGGAACTGGATGCAGAGCGTTCGACCGACGCGTATGCGAAGAAACAGGCGGCAGCAGCACAACGCCGCGAAAAAGTTCAGGCGGAATACGTGGAGGATTTCTTTGGTTCCGTGCTGGCATTTCTGGACTTTCACCCCGCACACGCCGACTTGGCACAACAGATGGCACGCGCGATCACAAATCATGCCACGCCGGTTGGAAGCGGTACGGTAGCCCGTACAAAACGGATTCCCGTTGAACAGCGGGCGGAAGCGGCCGTGATTGCCTGGATGCGGCATCAGACGACCGCCTATGATGAAATGGCCATTCCACGCGTCAAAGGGAAACGGCGGGAAGTGCGACGGATGCTGGCCCGGCGTTCGAAAGAGTTGCTGAACGGTTACCGCGGTCCCTCTTCGCCCTCTTCCAATTGCCCTCTGCAACGCGCCCTTGCACTACTGGAAGCCAATGGTTTACAGTGA